The following are encoded together in the Rhodospirillales bacterium genome:
- a CDS encoding Rieske 2Fe-2S domain-containing protein, which yields MPGSLFPFPEGWYFIISRRSLAKSKLIQRQWLGQDIVAWCDSEGTVCVAESVCPHMGSSLGPAAGGRVRDDCLVCPFHGFTYDIAGNCVATPFAPPPKSVKLQVLEVREIHGLIFAWWSAAGRPPQWTLPDVPSAGNDWCDPELRSVRFPGHVQELAENSVDLAHLQYVHGYGNVKPVGATTVDGAHLLARFEFRRRRRIAGVVESFYQVSATAHVHGLGYSFVNIQEHSIGMDLRLWVLATPVDGTLVDLVLVSQIRELRSPKRPIVGLRFLPTKLRTSVMNKFVVSAQMRDVRQDVVIWQRRQHRPHPRLSRSDGDIGKYRRYCKQFYPRDNEGDGR from the coding sequence GTGCCAGGTTCTCTCTTTCCGTTTCCCGAGGGCTGGTACTTCATCATCAGCCGACGCTCTCTGGCAAAAAGCAAGCTGATTCAGCGGCAGTGGCTGGGCCAGGACATCGTTGCCTGGTGCGATAGCGAAGGCACGGTCTGCGTGGCCGAGTCGGTGTGCCCGCACATGGGTTCCTCTCTGGGGCCTGCCGCCGGCGGCCGGGTGCGTGACGACTGTCTCGTCTGCCCCTTTCACGGGTTCACCTACGATATCGCCGGCAATTGCGTGGCGACTCCCTTTGCCCCGCCGCCGAAATCCGTGAAGCTCCAAGTGCTCGAAGTACGGGAAATTCATGGCCTGATCTTCGCCTGGTGGAGCGCCGCTGGACGGCCGCCGCAATGGACCCTTCCGGATGTGCCATCCGCAGGAAATGACTGGTGCGACCCGGAACTCCGGAGCGTCCGATTTCCCGGCCATGTCCAGGAGTTGGCGGAGAACTCCGTGGACCTGGCCCACCTGCAGTACGTCCATGGTTACGGCAACGTAAAACCGGTTGGCGCGACCACGGTGGATGGCGCACATCTTCTTGCTCGGTTTGAGTTCCGCCGCCGCCGCCGGATCGCCGGTGTTGTTGAATCCTTCTACCAGGTTTCTGCTACCGCCCATGTCCATGGGCTCGGGTACTCCTTCGTCAATATCCAGGAGCATTCAATCGGCATGGACCTGCGGCTCTGGGTTCTCGCTACCCCGGTCGACGGCACGCTGGTCGATCTGGTGCTGGTCAGCCAGATCCGGGAATTGCGCAGCCCGAAACGACCGATCGTCGGCCTGCGGTTCCTGCCCACGAAGCTGCGCACCAGCGTCATGAACAAGTTCGTGGTATCCGCACAAATGCGGGATGTTCGGCAGGATGTCGTCATCTGGCAACGACGGCAGCATCGTCCGCATCCACGGTTGAGTCGTTCTGACGGCGACATCGGCAAATATCGTCGCTATTGCAAACAGTTCTATCCGCGCGACAACGAGGGTGATGGCAGGTAG
- a CDS encoding transposase, translating into MKQLPRPVPTDPSAGDPAHDAHDAHDDVEHRQIVYRVLFDQPATARRLAAVAGACRFVWNEMLDQQAQVYDIARLCGAQPPAPTFFTLGKAFTQLRRATPWLQAMPYAPVRYTLKYQADTWRRFFRGEAGRPRFKRRGCDSVTLPQDVRIRDGKLYFPKIGWLRLRRRGGNPYPDAEPVQAVLKRVNGKWMATVCYAVAAPARPDDGTVTGVDMNVGQVAVSDGRHARIVHAPDSRRLEARVRRYQRRLARQPRGSRRRERTRRRLARTQRRIAQRRRNWQHRVSRSLAGGTVVVEALRTRAMTASARGTMEAPGRHVRQKVGLNRGILATGWSGLRTMLAYKAPRLVAIDPAHTSRTCAACGHADAASRRSQSSFECVACGHTDHADLNAAHNIRRRGLAQLHGEGRSHSATPATRETDRRLAV; encoded by the coding sequence ATGAAACAACTGCCGCGGCCCGTCCCGACCGATCCGAGTGCCGGTGACCCGGCGCACGACGCGCACGACGCGCACGACGATGTGGAGCACCGCCAGATTGTCTACCGGGTGCTGTTCGACCAGCCGGCGACCGCCCGGCGCCTGGCCGCGGTTGCCGGCGCCTGCCGGTTCGTCTGGAACGAGATGCTCGACCAGCAGGCGCAGGTCTACGACATCGCGCGCTTGTGCGGCGCGCAGCCGCCGGCGCCGACGTTCTTCACGCTGGGCAAGGCGTTCACGCAATTGCGCCGGGCGACGCCCTGGCTGCAGGCCATGCCGTACGCCCCGGTGCGGTACACCCTGAAATACCAGGCCGACACCTGGCGGCGGTTCTTCCGGGGCGAAGCCGGGCGGCCACGGTTCAAGCGCCGCGGCTGCGACAGCGTGACGCTCCCGCAGGATGTGCGCATCCGCGACGGCAAGCTGTACTTCCCGAAGATCGGCTGGCTTCGGCTGCGCCGCCGCGGCGGCAACCCGTACCCGGACGCCGAGCCCGTGCAGGCCGTCCTCAAGCGCGTCAACGGCAAGTGGATGGCCACCGTGTGCTACGCGGTCGCGGCACCCGCCCGTCCCGACGACGGCACGGTCACCGGCGTCGACATGAACGTCGGCCAGGTCGCCGTCAGCGACGGCCGGCACGCCCGTATCGTGCACGCGCCGGACAGCCGGCGGCTCGAGGCGAGGGTCCGGCGGTATCAGCGCCGCCTCGCCCGGCAGCCCCGCGGCTCGAGGCGGCGCGAGCGCACGCGGCGGCGGCTCGCCCGCACGCAGCGGCGGATTGCGCAGCGGCGCCGCAACTGGCAGCATCGCGTGAGCCGGTCGCTGGCCGGGGGCACGGTGGTGGTCGAGGCATTGCGGACGCGCGCGATGACGGCATCGGCAAGGGGTACGATGGAGGCGCCCGGGCGGCACGTCCGGCAGAAGGTCGGCCTGAACCGCGGGATCCTGGCGACGGGCTGGAGCGGTCTCCGAACGATGCTGGCCTACAAGGCGCCGAGGCTGGTTGCGATAGACCCTGCCCACACCAGTCGGACCTGCGCGGCGTGCGGCCATGCGGACGCGGCTTCGCGCCGCAGCCAGTCGAGTTTCGAGTGCGTGGCCTGCGGCCACACGGACCACGCGGACCTGAACGCGGCCCACAACATCCGGCGTCGGGGACTGGCGCAGCTGCACGGCGAGGGGCGATCGCATTCAGCGACCCCGGCGACCCGTGAAACGGATCGAAGGCTGGCGGTGTAA
- a CDS encoding MMPL family transporter: MNLASFIALLMKRRWLTILLSLLVMLALASGARNITVVDVDVRNHFSSDDPHIVALDQLEDTYSLSDGALVAVAPQSGTIFTRETLVAIEEMTNRLWRTPYVTRVDSLANYSHSEGLEDELIVEPLIDDAASLSDDDIERIARIALGTEEVAGRFVSRDGRVAGLVVSVSLPEDRQLGRLEVTDYLYGATASAREAHPGIDYHLTGEIVLNRAMKDAIDEDMGILTPVAFGTMLLVAVFLLRSLWGTVAIVVMLVAVFLSALGFTGWTGMKLYGESGAALFVLMAVTVAHSVHIIEGMAAAMRQGAERKLAASRSLQVNMWPVFLTSLTTAIGFLSLNFADMPPFRVLGNIVAFGATAAFFFSVTLLPAFLSVVPIRANSVRAGRADFFDRLGRFVVSYRTTLLWTVGIVMVVLVAGISRIELKENWLELLDESYEFRQSTDFVSENFTGVETYEYSLDSGREGGITDVEFLSQVEAFAEWSRAQPEVAHVFALSDIMKRLNKNLHGDDPEFYVLPSESELAAQYLLLYEFSLPVGRDLNNLINVERSATRVTVVLKSLATREKIDLDNRIQAWFQQNAPELATQATGVAVVGAHSIQRNIEGMLLGTIVAMAIVSLLLLLIFKSVRLGLISLIPNFVPAAMAMGLWGHVVGEVGNAAAVVTAIAFGIIVDDTIHFMTKYVRARKSGLLPSESVQSAFLTVGKALVATTAIFALGFMVFGASGMSTNQALGLLVGITVIIALLADFLFLPPLLMVLDGAKETTAQIRERLRRSSQ; this comes from the coding sequence ATGAATTTGGCTTCCTTCATCGCGCTCCTGATGAAGCGTCGATGGCTGACCATCCTGCTCTCTCTGCTGGTCATGCTGGCACTCGCTTCGGGCGCCCGGAACATAACTGTCGTCGACGTCGACGTTCGAAATCACTTCAGCAGCGACGACCCGCATATTGTCGCGCTCGACCAGCTGGAAGACACCTACTCCCTATCTGACGGAGCGCTGGTGGCCGTGGCTCCGCAAAGCGGCACCATCTTCACGCGGGAAACCCTCGTCGCCATCGAAGAGATGACCAACCGCCTGTGGCGCACACCCTACGTCACACGAGTCGATTCGTTAGCTAACTATTCGCATAGTGAAGGTCTGGAGGACGAGCTGATCGTCGAGCCGCTCATCGACGATGCCGCCTCTCTCAGCGACGACGATATCGAACGGATAGCGCGTATCGCGCTCGGTACCGAGGAAGTGGCCGGGCGCTTCGTGTCCAGGGACGGCCGGGTTGCCGGGCTAGTGGTCAGTGTTTCGCTGCCGGAGGACCGGCAGCTCGGCAGACTGGAGGTCACCGACTACCTTTACGGCGCAACTGCCTCCGCCCGGGAAGCGCACCCCGGCATTGACTATCACCTTACGGGTGAAATCGTCCTCAATCGCGCCATGAAGGATGCGATCGACGAGGACATGGGCATCCTCACACCCGTCGCGTTCGGGACCATGCTGCTCGTGGCTGTATTCCTGCTGCGTTCGTTGTGGGGAACCGTTGCAATCGTCGTGATGCTGGTTGCCGTCTTCCTGTCCGCGCTGGGCTTCACTGGCTGGACCGGCATGAAGCTGTACGGCGAGAGCGGGGCCGCCCTGTTCGTCCTGATGGCCGTCACGGTCGCGCATTCGGTGCACATCATCGAGGGAATGGCGGCAGCCATGCGCCAGGGAGCCGAGCGCAAACTGGCCGCCAGTCGTTCGCTGCAGGTCAACATGTGGCCGGTGTTCCTCACGTCGCTCACGACCGCGATCGGCTTCCTCAGTCTGAATTTCGCTGACATGCCGCCGTTCCGGGTCCTAGGCAACATCGTGGCGTTCGGCGCGACGGCCGCGTTCTTTTTCTCGGTCACCCTTCTGCCGGCATTCTTGTCGGTTGTACCCATACGTGCCAATTCCGTCCGCGCGGGCAGAGCTGACTTCTTCGATCGCCTGGGACGGTTTGTCGTTTCCTATCGCACGACCCTCCTATGGACCGTCGGCATCGTCATGGTTGTACTCGTTGCCGGTATCTCGCGGATTGAACTCAAGGAGAATTGGCTGGAACTCCTTGATGAAAGCTACGAGTTCAGACAATCAACGGATTTCGTAAGCGAGAATTTCACCGGCGTGGAAACGTACGAGTATTCGCTCGACTCCGGCCGTGAGGGCGGAATCACGGATGTTGAATTCCTGAGTCAGGTGGAGGCGTTTGCGGAGTGGAGCCGGGCGCAGCCGGAAGTCGCCCACGTCTTCGCCCTCTCCGACATCATGAAACGGCTGAACAAGAATTTGCACGGCGACGACCCGGAATTCTACGTTCTCCCGAGCGAATCCGAGCTCGCCGCCCAGTATCTCCTGCTCTACGAATTCTCTCTGCCGGTTGGCCGTGACCTGAACAATCTCATCAACGTCGAGCGATCCGCGACACGCGTCACGGTCGTGCTCAAGAGCCTGGCTACCAGAGAGAAGATCGACCTCGACAACCGCATACAAGCCTGGTTCCAGCAGAACGCCCCGGAACTGGCAACCCAGGCCACCGGCGTTGCGGTCGTCGGGGCTCATTCAATTCAGCGGAACATCGAAGGCATGTTGCTCGGCACGATCGTCGCCATGGCGATCGTATCGCTGCTCCTGCTCCTGATCTTCAAGAGCGTGCGTCTCGGCCTGATCAGCTTGATTCCCAATTTCGTGCCGGCCGCCATGGCGATGGGTTTGTGGGGGCATGTGGTCGGAGAGGTCGGCAACGCCGCGGCGGTCGTCACCGCCATCGCGTTCGGGATCATCGTGGACGACACGATCCACTTCATGACCAAGTACGTACGGGCCAGGAAGAGCGGGCTGTTGCCATCGGAGTCCGTTCAGTCGGCGTTTCTCACCGTGGGCAAGGCATTGGTGGCGACGACCGCCATCTTTGCACTGGGCTTCATGGTGTTCGGAGCGTCGGGGATGTCGACCAACCAGGCGCTCGGTCTGCTCGTGGGAATAACGGTCATCATCGCGCTTCTGGCGGACTTCCTGTTCCTTCCGCCACTGCTGATGGTGCTGGACGGGGCCAAGGAAACGACTGCGCAAATCCGGGAGCGACTGAGGCGCTCAAGCCAATAG
- a CDS encoding outer membrane lipoprotein-sorting protein, with protein MPSVVQAEESAEEAGLRIATEARERQKGFGNFTANLTMILRSKQGRESQRELRLKVIEVDGDGDRTMFVFDRPRDVKGTAFLVHSHKSDPDDQWLYLPALKRVKRISSSKQSGSFMGSEFSYEDMGAVEVEKYTHRFLRNESCGEFECVVSERIPAGEDSGYSRQVVWLDQEELRTIQVQYFDLTENHLKTMVVEDYQKYLDRYWRGSTITMTNHLTGKSTVLNWSEYEFGTDLDVGDFTQTALRRAR; from the coding sequence ATGCCGTCCGTCGTGCAGGCGGAAGAAAGCGCCGAAGAAGCCGGACTCAGAATCGCGACTGAAGCCCGCGAACGCCAGAAGGGTTTCGGTAACTTCACTGCCAACCTGACGATGATATTGCGGAGTAAACAGGGGCGCGAAAGCCAGCGCGAACTCCGCCTGAAAGTCATTGAGGTCGACGGCGACGGCGATCGGACGATGTTCGTGTTCGACCGCCCACGTGACGTCAAGGGAACCGCGTTCCTCGTCCACTCCCACAAGAGCGATCCGGACGATCAATGGCTCTATCTCCCCGCACTGAAGCGGGTCAAGCGCATCAGTTCGTCGAAGCAGTCCGGATCCTTCATGGGGAGCGAATTCTCGTACGAGGACATGGGTGCGGTCGAGGTCGAGAAGTACACCCACCGATTTCTGCGCAACGAATCTTGCGGAGAATTCGAGTGCGTGGTTTCCGAACGTATCCCGGCCGGCGAGGATTCCGGTTACTCGCGTCAGGTGGTATGGCTCGACCAGGAAGAGCTTCGCACCATTCAGGTGCAATACTTCGACCTGACCGAGAACCATCTCAAGACCATGGTCGTGGAGGATTACCAGAAATACCTGGATCGCTATTGGCGCGGCAGCACAATCACGATGACAAACCATCTCACCGGGAAAAGCACCGTGCTGAACTGGTCGGAGTACGAGTTCGGAACCGACCTTGATGTCGGCGATTTCACCCAGACGGCCTTAAGGCGGGCGCGCTAG
- a CDS encoding methyltransferase domain-containing protein yields MAIKLTKILKDGNTGSRVAARIKDYKHRYGGRARGGLDERKSDYRDFENTYYDLVTDFFEYGWGQSFHFAPRAQGESFAASLARHEHYIAHRLGLGPGMAAVDLGCGVGGPLIEMARFSGARIVGVNNNALQLERAARRSEEERLSHLTDWLKCDFMRVDAPDVSFDAAYSIEATCCAPDKVGVYSEAFRLLKPGGCFAAYEYCLTSQFDDADPEHRRLRADIEHGGGLPEIARPQEVDDALREAGFELIEARDLAAEAMPGIPWYQPLVGSGLSVASFRSSVAGRRVTNGSLWLLERLGIVPRGTTQVSSLLELAAVALAEAGRLGIFTPMYFVCARRPE; encoded by the coding sequence ATGGCAATCAAGCTCACGAAGATCCTGAAGGACGGGAACACGGGCAGCCGTGTCGCCGCACGGATCAAGGATTACAAGCACCGCTATGGCGGCAGGGCGCGGGGCGGGCTCGACGAGCGCAAGTCAGATTACCGGGATTTCGAAAACACCTATTACGACTTGGTCACCGATTTCTTCGAATACGGTTGGGGCCAGTCCTTCCATTTCGCGCCCCGCGCTCAAGGCGAGAGTTTCGCCGCGTCGCTCGCGCGCCACGAGCACTACATTGCCCACAGGCTGGGGCTCGGGCCCGGCATGGCCGCGGTGGATCTGGGCTGCGGTGTCGGCGGCCCGCTGATCGAGATGGCCCGGTTCTCCGGAGCCCGAATCGTCGGCGTCAACAACAATGCGCTGCAACTCGAACGGGCCGCAAGAAGGAGCGAGGAGGAGCGGCTCAGCCATCTGACCGACTGGCTCAAATGCGACTTCATGCGCGTCGATGCGCCGGACGTCTCTTTCGATGCCGCCTATTCGATCGAGGCGACGTGCTGCGCGCCGGACAAGGTCGGCGTCTACAGCGAGGCCTTTCGCCTTCTCAAGCCCGGCGGTTGTTTCGCGGCCTACGAATACTGTTTGACCAGCCAGTTCGACGACGCGGACCCGGAGCACCGTCGGCTCCGGGCGGATATCGAGCATGGTGGCGGCCTGCCCGAGATCGCCCGGCCGCAAGAGGTGGACGACGCCCTCCGGGAGGCCGGCTTTGAGCTGATTGAAGCCCGCGATCTGGCTGCCGAGGCCATGCCCGGCATTCCCTGGTATCAGCCTCTCGTAGGCTCCGGCCTGTCCGTCGCCAGCTTCCGCAGTTCGGTAGCCGGACGGCGGGTGACCAATGGTTCGCTATGGCTGCTCGAAAGGCTCGGGATCGTGCCGCGTGGCACGACGCAGGTTTCGAGCCTCCTAGAACTGGCGGCGGTCGCGCTTGCCGAAGCCGGCCGCCTCGGCATCTTCACGCCGATGTATTTCGTCTGCGCCCGCAGGCCGGAATAA
- a CDS encoding pitrilysin family protein — protein MRHFLRNFAAAALATSIALPVSSASATTSPVEVVESSQGTVAWLRRDSSLPIVSLAFRFTGGAALDAPGKEGLAQFMAALLDEGAGPHDAVAFRDRLDDRAIRLSFSAGRDSLFGTLHTLRENVEEAATLLGHALARPRFDDEPVARIRSQLEAVRAQNETRPGSVGRTRWFSLVFGDGPYGRPSAGTQASLAGINVEDLRAAASDRLVRRRLVVGVAGDIDGETLARVLDLAFGDLPVGELPDEAPEIGNFAGQAVHVPMNIPQTELVFGLPGVARDDADFFPAFVLNSVLGGATPGTRLEQEVRIKRGLAYSIYTYLADAERAPILIGATSTRDEGAGETVAVVRDVIRQTAAGGLTADELADAKLYITGSFPLALDSTSEIAGFLVAMQTNDLGIDYLDRRNAFVEAVTIEDVQRVAKRLLVEDAMVWVAVGRSNPFP, from the coding sequence GTGAGACACTTCCTGCGAAACTTTGCCGCGGCGGCGCTTGCGACCAGCATCGCACTGCCCGTCTCCAGCGCGTCAGCCACGACCTCGCCGGTTGAAGTGGTCGAGTCGTCGCAGGGCACCGTAGCGTGGCTGCGCCGCGATTCGTCGCTCCCCATCGTGTCCCTGGCGTTCCGGTTCACAGGCGGTGCGGCGCTCGACGCCCCCGGGAAGGAGGGCCTCGCCCAATTCATGGCGGCGCTGCTGGATGAGGGGGCGGGGCCCCATGATGCGGTCGCGTTTCGGGACCGCCTCGATGATCGGGCCATTCGGCTGTCCTTTTCCGCCGGGCGGGACAGTCTGTTCGGCACCCTCCACACGCTTCGAGAAAACGTCGAGGAAGCTGCCACGCTGCTCGGGCACGCGCTGGCCCGCCCGCGCTTCGACGACGAGCCGGTCGCGCGCATCCGCAGCCAGCTGGAAGCGGTTCGCGCGCAGAACGAGACGCGGCCGGGCAGCGTGGGGCGTACCCGCTGGTTTTCCCTGGTTTTCGGTGACGGGCCGTACGGACGTCCCTCTGCCGGTACGCAGGCAAGCCTTGCGGGAATCAACGTGGAAGACCTGCGCGCAGCGGCCAGCGACCGCTTGGTTCGCCGGCGGCTGGTCGTCGGGGTGGCGGGCGACATTGATGGCGAAACGCTTGCCCGCGTGCTCGATCTCGCATTCGGCGACCTCCCGGTCGGCGAGCTCCCGGACGAGGCGCCCGAGATCGGGAACTTCGCCGGGCAGGCCGTGCACGTCCCCATGAACATTCCGCAAACGGAGCTCGTGTTCGGCCTGCCGGGCGTGGCGCGGGACGACGCGGATTTCTTTCCGGCCTTCGTCCTGAACTCAGTACTGGGCGGCGCGACGCCGGGAACGCGGCTCGAACAGGAAGTCCGGATCAAGCGCGGCCTCGCCTACAGCATCTACACCTACCTGGCTGACGCTGAGCGCGCCCCGATCCTGATCGGCGCGACGTCGACGCGCGATGAAGGCGCCGGGGAAACGGTCGCGGTGGTGCGCGACGTGATCCGGCAGACCGCAGCGGGCGGGCTTACCGCGGACGAACTTGCCGATGCCAAGCTCTACATCACCGGTTCATTTCCGCTCGCCCTCGACAGCACGTCCGAGATTGCCGGCTTTCTCGTAGCGATGCAGACTAACGACCTGGGTATTGACTACCTCGACCGCCGCAACGCGTTCGTTGAGGCCGTCACGATCGAGGACGTGCAACGCGTGGCCAAACGTCTGCTGGTCGAGGATGCCATGGTCTGGGTGGCAGTCGGCCGCAGCAATCCGTTCCCGTAG
- a CDS encoding pitrilysin family protein — translation MVGFCLCVLTPPAAAGLGAETFTLANGMRVVAVPMERPGVVHHAVYYAFGAADDPSGQSGIAHFIEHLMFNGTGTTTDGQYKQIIGRNGGSTNAYTSADVTAYYATIARDRLETVMRLEADRMTGVVFKPENFEAERQVIIEERLQRTDNSPSGVFREQLMAAAWQAHPYGRPLIGWRHEIEALTMEQVEAYYRRHYGPANALLVVAGDIDAESLRPLAERTFGKVAAGGEPVPPRPKEPPHRARVTVEMEDPRVARPRWSRQYRAESYFSGAARESATLDVLAAVLGGASGRLHRALVVRRKVALAAGAYFDGGSRDGGFFLVYAMPAEGTDVSEVEEAVTAELRRVAEEGVEEREVQRAAYRFAAGQIYARDDVSTVAEFVGSTLIKGGTLEDIDGYIEMVRSISAVDVAGAARTLLAEQATVTGILRPGEAE, via the coding sequence ATGGTCGGGTTCTGCCTCTGTGTTCTGACGCCGCCTGCAGCTGCCGGTCTGGGGGCCGAAACGTTCACCCTGGCGAACGGCATGCGCGTGGTGGCTGTCCCCATGGAACGGCCTGGCGTGGTGCACCACGCGGTGTACTACGCGTTTGGTGCCGCGGACGACCCAAGCGGGCAGTCTGGAATCGCACACTTCATCGAACATCTGATGTTCAATGGAACGGGGACGACCACGGACGGACAGTACAAGCAGATCATCGGGCGCAATGGCGGCAGTACGAACGCCTACACGTCTGCCGATGTCACCGCGTATTACGCGACGATTGCCCGTGACCGCCTGGAGACGGTCATGCGACTCGAGGCTGACCGCATGACAGGGGTTGTCTTCAAGCCCGAGAACTTCGAGGCCGAGCGGCAGGTCATCATCGAGGAGCGCCTGCAGCGAACCGACAATTCTCCTTCCGGGGTGTTCCGCGAGCAACTGATGGCTGCGGCCTGGCAGGCGCACCCGTACGGGCGTCCGCTCATCGGTTGGCGCCACGAGATCGAAGCGCTCACCATGGAGCAGGTGGAAGCGTACTATCGCCGCCACTACGGGCCTGCCAACGCGCTGCTGGTCGTCGCCGGCGACATCGACGCCGAGTCGCTGCGTCCACTGGCGGAACGCACGTTCGGAAAGGTTGCGGCGGGCGGGGAGCCGGTACCACCGAGGCCCAAGGAGCCGCCCCATCGGGCCCGGGTCACCGTCGAGATGGAAGACCCGCGTGTCGCCCGGCCCCGGTGGTCCCGGCAATATCGGGCCGAGAGCTATTTCTCGGGCGCCGCTCGGGAGTCGGCCACTCTCGACGTGCTCGCGGCGGTGTTGGGGGGAGCGTCCGGCCGGTTGCACCGTGCCCTCGTCGTGCGTCGCAAGGTCGCCCTGGCGGCGGGGGCCTACTTCGACGGCGGCAGCCGGGACGGCGGGTTCTTCCTGGTGTACGCGATGCCTGCTGAGGGGACCGACGTTTCCGAGGTCGAGGAAGCGGTGACCGCCGAGCTTCGGCGTGTGGCCGAGGAGGGTGTCGAGGAACGGGAGGTGCAGCGTGCGGCCTACCGGTTTGCCGCCGGTCAGATCTACGCTCGCGACGACGTGTCAACCGTTGCCGAATTCGTCGGGAGCACCCTCATCAAGGGCGGGACCCTGGAGGACATCGACGGGTACATCGAGATGGTGCGTTCAATTTCGGCCGTCGACGTGGCCGGCGCGGCGCGTACGTTGCTGGCCGAGCAGGCGACGGTGACCGGCATTCTCCGCCCGGGAGAAGCCGAGTGA
- a CDS encoding GSU2403 family nucleotidyltransferase fold protein, which translates to MNTFPLAVQTTYQDLLEAHKMRAVSAIGGTPLLKHQGTHGSYWYARQRIGDRVVDRYIGRDTPELRQRIKAAEEQREDQRTLAKRNARLVAQLRAAGLPALDRQTGKVLNAMAQVGTFRLGGTLVGTHAFRLYSAELGVSLADTLAVTEDVDIAAFEGLKLVIHDQVSPSLADTFRDLKLSPAPGLDRRNRPTRWAMPGGGTMVDFLAPRMRETDGVLMLKPLGVYAQTLSFLNFLIAEPIPAVALYRSGILVQIPQPERYAIHKLIVAQRRSTGSEAKARKDLAQAELLIRILAEDRPHALEEAFERAMAAGPKLRDAIGKSLRQKPLLAELIRPGS; encoded by the coding sequence ATGAACACCTTTCCTCTCGCGGTCCAGACCACCTATCAGGACCTGCTCGAAGCACACAAAATGCGGGCAGTTTCTGCAATCGGCGGAACGCCCTTGCTGAAGCACCAAGGTACCCACGGGAGCTATTGGTATGCCCGCCAACGGATCGGTGACCGCGTGGTCGACCGCTATATCGGACGGGATACACCTGAACTCCGGCAACGTATCAAAGCCGCCGAGGAGCAGCGCGAGGATCAACGAACACTGGCAAAGCGAAATGCCCGACTGGTTGCGCAGCTGCGTGCCGCAGGGCTTCCGGCTCTGGATCGCCAAACCGGCAAGGTCCTCAACGCCATGGCGCAGGTCGGCACGTTCCGGCTCGGCGGCACGCTGGTCGGAACACACGCCTTTCGCCTGTACAGCGCCGAGCTAGGCGTGAGCCTGGCCGATACGCTCGCAGTGACCGAAGACGTCGACATTGCCGCCTTCGAGGGCCTCAAACTCGTCATTCACGACCAAGTCAGCCCATCGCTGGCCGATACCTTCAGGGATCTGAAACTGTCCCCGGCCCCAGGCCTCGACCGGAGAAACCGGCCCACCCGATGGGCAATGCCCGGAGGCGGAACCATGGTGGATTTCCTTGCGCCAAGAATGCGCGAGACTGACGGTGTCCTCATGTTGAAACCTCTGGGCGTCTACGCCCAAACGCTCAGCTTCCTGAACTTTCTGATCGCTGAACCCATCCCGGCGGTAGCCCTCTATCGAAGCGGCATTCTCGTTCAAATTCCGCAGCCGGAGCGATACGCCATCCACAAGCTGATCGTCGCTCAACGCCGGTCGACCGGCTCGGAAGCGAAGGCCAGGAAGGACCTTGCGCAGGCCGAACTGCTGATCCGGATTCTCGCGGAAGACCGACCTCATGCGCTCGAAGAAGCCTTTGAACGCGCGATGGCCGCAGGCCCCAAGTTGCGGGATGCGATCGGGAAATCCCTTCGTCAAAAGCCGCTGTTGGCCGAACTGATTCGACCGGGCTCGTGA